The following is a genomic window from Rhododendron vialii isolate Sample 1 chromosome 9a, ASM3025357v1.
TGGTTTTCCGAAGAATTAATACTCATTAAAGAAAGACAGGATCTAAGTATGAAACAAAATTTCTTGAGTACTTCTCTCTTCATCCCTGCTTGACTTATGAAAATTATCACGCTTTGTGGTATTGGCTCCGAATCATTATGGTGTGCACGTGTAAGTTACGAACGCTACAAGTTCCCCGGTTCCACGAACCATATGAACCTATTGTTTATGAGTTATGCCACGAACATTTGGTGTTTTATTATGAAAGATCGTACTTGCCACTTGCACAAGGTTAGTTAGGAAAGAGCTGATCAACAGGAGATTTATTTATCAATAGCAGCCCTCTTGATCCAGATAGATATTTCCTGAGGACGAATACACAGGCAAGTGGAAAAACAACTTCACTGTATAGGTTTGTTGTTTCCCAATCTTAGATAGTGACTGCAAGAGTAAGTTTTCTTGTGAGTGGTTAACTTAATTTTTGCAACAAAATCATATGTCCATATACATGACACCCCTATGGCCTACATGATAATATGTGCCTGTGTGGTTGGATGCATGTAATTGGTGGTGCCTTTGGATGAGACTTGCAATAACAGCACCTCTTTAATTTTGTGGGCATGGAATAAGACTTTTGTTATTATTTCAGCCAAGAGTTAAGATTGGagcctgagagagagagagagagagagagagagagagagaatatgaggGAGGTGTGCTCTATCAGAAATCCAGGTGAGTTTCTAGTGGCAATGATATCAGCTGCATGCCTTGGGTTTTTAAATTAATACTAGCTGCCTTGGCCTTGCCTTGGCAATGATAGATCGAGTTTGCTTCGCTGTCTTAGTTACTCCTCTGCTAATATTCAATGGCCCTTTGGATCAAAGAATTTCGGACAAGTTGCAACTAGTTTGACAAATCCATAATTGGTTTAAGTATTAGCAGAATATTTGGGGCGAAAACACTGCAGTTGACTTTATGAAATCCATTCGCCCCGTTttagaacaccttcttaaaaaataagtacttatttcacatttttaaactaaaaaataatgtaaataaaatttttatttttttatttttttttgcactgtataaaacatctcgataagatctatcaaataagatccatattactagaaaaattatttgtgtaagcacattatttttaagcttgaaattaacttcttaaaaaatactccatagTGCTTAAAATGAGTTCCGAAACGGGGCCAGTACTCTAATTCAATGATTCCACAGAGTTATTCAAAACTGTATGATTCTTGGAaaaagaggaggagaaggaaaCTGCTTGCAATTTTAAAGGCCAAattgaaataaagaaaagtaTTATTAAGCACGCGAAAAGTGGTGGTCTACATTTAAAGATCGGAAGAGTCGTTGCAGATTCTCCAGAAGAACACACAAATTTCAAGGAGTGGAAATCAAAGTCATAACTGGAGACAAAACTATTCTAGTTTCTATCCTCAAAACAACAACCAGAGGAATTTCTTTGATGTTTACTACTCGTCTATAAGGAAAAATCGCTCTATGGAAAGCGTTATCCACAAAAGCAAAATTGAGATAAGGATCAAATCCTTATCTTCAATTCCAATCGTGATGAGTTTTATCTCAAAGGATTCACTTGGACCACTTGGCTCAATGGTTTAACTATCAATCAGTGTTGGATCCGTCTTTTAGGCTAATGTTAGTAAATGAAGCTGTGGACTGGATCGCAAATGAAGCTAACCAAGGCTCGGTATCACTGAGATTAGGCTAATGTTAGCAAATGAAACTGTGGACTGGATAGAAACTAAAGCTAACCAAGGCTTGGTATCACTGAGAATCTGAGATGGGCCTTCGGTAGTATGGGGACCAAATCCTCGCTTCGCAACCAGTCTTTTTCAATCTTCCAAGGCATCCACCACCAAAGAGAGGGTTGGAAGTGAGATTATCTCATTCTGGGTGTCCCTCTCCTGTTTCGTATCCCTTCTGATTAGCCCGAACAAACACTGCCCTCTCCCATTATCTATGCATTTATATAGGTAACTGTTATGGTGTCTGCTTTGTGTGGCTTAACCTGGTTTTGGGCTCTTGAAAATTACCTAAGACTAAAAGGGTATAGATCCAATTAAACAGAGGGTCCTAGAACAAGTTGAATCTTCTCAAATATGCCCCCAAGAGAATGGTTGACAAAAGAGAACACTTCAAATACAGTAATTTGAGATACAACACTTTCGTGTCCCAAATCTTCACCAAAAAACATAACAAACTAGCATTGCACAAATGGAAGCAGATGTAACTGTTGCATCCATACAATTCAACTAGCATGACTTTAACCCATCCAAAGAACAATTCTCGTGCAGCAATATACGTCACTAATTTATTTGAGAGCTGATTTCAGATAACATAAAAACTAGTGAAAGTAATGCATATTTTTCATGCATCTCTATAACCTGGAATCAGCAGTAATTCCAGTCAACGTGTATAATCACTAGTACGTAGAAAGAACGATCGGCGGCAATGGAATACGTTCCTATCAGTTATTTTACCAACCACTCCAACTCCTGAAACATTGTTACAGCAAGAACCAAGGCAGGACAATGCAATATAAATTTGGCTCAAAGGTCAAGGAACACATACAAGTATACAACCCATGAGGTTGAATCAACAAATCGTTTCAAGTGTTACGAGTCACGAAGACTTGTACATAATCGCAAGATAGGTTACTTGCAAACAGGTTCTTGCATGTGTGCTCGGAAATAGTAGACACTAGTTTGCAATTTGCATCTCAAGAACTTTATGAACGAATAATCATTCAACATAATTAACACACAAGTTTGTTTCGAACATATTATATCTGATAAACAACCACCTATTACTTTTATTACATTAAGGCTTCATGATCAAAATTCCCAAACATagaacgaaaataaaaaatagcaaCTGCATGGAGTTACACGATATACCAAGTAAAGGGTTCACGTATCAACATCAAAACATAAAACTTGCTATGTAGCAAATTCCTGCCATGGCCTTACTAGTTACTAATTCTATAATTCCATCAACCATCATCGCAAACATGATACAGTTACCCGTAGGGTCAATCACAATTCGAACTCATCTTCAAGCTTCTTGAGTTCCTCAGCAGCAGCTTCCTCCTCTTCATCGTCAATCGCAAAATAGGGGTTATGCACCTTCGGCCTAAAATTGTAACCAGTGAACACGTAAAACGCAAGGGTAGCCAATTCAGCCGCCACCACACTCGTCCACTGATACTGGTACGACGTAATGGTCTCCAAAGCATAAACCGCAACGCGCGTGAAGTAAATATAACAGATAACCACAATGTAGTACTGCCTGAACAAGGTCAACTTCATCAAGTTCACCGCGGCCTTCCCATCAGTGGTAGCCGCCTCACGCAAGTTCTTAATAGACCACACGATGGGGAACAACACGGCACAACAGCAAACAACATCCACCAGCAAGAAAACTTGCTTCCAAGTGTTGTGTTCTTGACCAAAGGGACTCGTCTCATCGATTACCACCTGAGCAACATTGGCTATTACTTGCAGGGGTATCACAATCATCAAAACCTTCTTCTCCTTGTCTTGCAAATAGGGTTTCAAAAACGACCAGCCGGTCCCGATCAACACAATCAAAGTGAAGAGAGTAATTCCCTTGAGGAAACTAAAAATGTAAAACAACACATCCCAACCGTGTGCGGTTCCGGTTTTCTTAATATAGGATTTATCCTCGGTTTCACACAAGAGATTCAATGCCTTCATGATTAGAACAGCGAGCATAAAGTAATGAATTCGGAAAGCAGACAAGCGCTTATTGTAAAGGACGTAGATCCAAATACCAGCTAAGGAGGAGTAAACGAGGAAGAAGGTGAAGAAGATGGAAGGGAGATTGGTTCTACCGGCTGATAAGTAATCGCGGAGGTTGGTCTTGGGATCGAGGTTGTACATGGAGGAATGGACGGCCATGGAGACTTTGAGATCGGGGACGCAGTTGCCGAAGACGAGAGTGAACTGATTGGCGTCGGGTTCGTCGAAGGAGGTGTCGTAGCGGTCTAGGGCTTGGAGTTTGTCGAAGGTGAGGACGCGTTTGATGAGGTTGGACTGGAAGGGGCAGGTGATGTCGCCGTTGGCGACTTGTTCGAGGACGTGGATCCAGGAGTCGCGGGTGCAGAGGAAGAATCCGACTTTGGAGAGGTCTGGTTTGGGGTCGGAGACTTTGGAGATGGAGAGTTTGGAGAGGTTGAGTAGGAGGTGGCCGGTGTGGGTGAAGCCGAACTGGTCGAAGGGGATGATGGATCGGCCGTCGGATCGGATCTCCATGAATCCGATCTTGGCGAGGGCGGTTGCGGAGAGGAGAGCGAGGAcagtgaagagagagaagagtccAACGGTGGCCAttttcggctctctctctctctcgaactgGGGTGTTATCTACGAAATCAACTACTGGTGGTTTGGAGAATTGTATCTGTGGAATTAAATtgtagaatagagagagagagagagagagggaaattgCACCGGAAGCTACCGACAGGGGAGACTTGAGACTTGGAATAGGTCCGAGTCAAGCACTAGCAGGATTAGATTAGATTTGATTGAGGACTGCAGGGCCGGCTAGGGGTAAGCCCCGCAGGCCGGCGGCTCGAACAACCCCtggcagggaaaaaaaaaaaagattatatatatacaaaaaaaaaaaaaagaaattcagcaaaaaatatatttatgggcatcatctaaaaaattttatacaaattttttaaaaaaagtaaaaatgtaTGGTTTCCTCATACTTTAAAAAATtgtgatacttgagaaaattaggagggtaaAAGAGAGATTTTTACATACTTGgggtaaataacagataaaaaaaattaggaggacaaattattaagaaagaaaattaggagagctatcagataagaagaaaaaaagaaaagggacgctaTAGCCAAAACGAGAAGGAACGGATGAtataattcaagctaaatggacaatataatcttgtttttgtccttttttttgttgcttgtatgtctttttttatacttaacactaATAAGCAACGAGTCCTGTTATTCGCAATAAAAATTTGCAGACAACCACATAAGAAAAAACTCGTTTGGGCCCATTctaggtcccacaaaaatctaaaaaaatatccataaattttttaatattattttatggggccttgtaaaaaatcagctccaatggacatcagtaagtgttacttttgaattcatatgggCGAATTGAGCAATTTCGCCCcaatgaatccaaaagtaatacttaccgatcgaTATCCTTTGGagccgattttttacagggcctcataaaaataatattcaaaaatttttggatatttttctagatttttgtgagacccggaatgagcccaaacgcatttttccttgcgtggttccctgcaaatcttccttgcgattagaattttcgAGTGGGCAACCAAGCGGAAGATCGGGTTTGGGCAACTCAAatgtcggggccggcactgttgaggagtgctagggacaaagaaaattggcaaaaaaaatacccttaaagtgtacatgaacgactcagatgcactgcacaaTGAATCTGAGCATATACACTTTAAGGAtattttctttgcccattttctttgtacctagcatttctCGATTTGATTTGCTTGTGGGCTAAGGTAGAAATGGAGTAAGAGGGGATTGGGTTGTCCAACGTGTGGTTTTGGGTTGGACCGGTTGGGGACGGCCTGCTGCTCCTTCTGTTGGAGTAGTACTATGTGAAACAACTGGGCTATGGGCACAGACAAATTAAGTACAGATCATACACGTGCTTTTTACGCAGTAAtgctatccacacagattttgtgcacagattttttgtagggcccactacgggtcccacacaaataatccgagccgttcattaaatgtaaaacattttttcaagggcctccacaaaaaatcaactcaatccgatactcatagatgcttgattcaatcatttaacttttcattcgaatctcaggataatgaaaagttaaatgattgaatcaaagacttatagatatcggattgagctgattttttgcgggggcccttgaaaaaacgttttacatttaatgaacagctcggattatttgtgtgggacccgtagtgggccccacaaaaaatctgtgcacaaaatctgtgtgggtagcattaCTGCTTTTTACGAGGCTCATTTCAGGTTCCGTAAGGACGATACGATTCGAATCGCTAATTGGTTCGTCctgtaaattttaaaaaaatctttattgatattcgattgagttaatttttctcAAGAATGTATAAAaacttatttcaaaaaaaataagcggTTCATATCAGCCGGCAGTTTCCCAGTCATTAAGCGAACAGGACCCCAGATGGGCCTTGcaaaaaaattgtgtattaTCTGTGCTTTGTTTATCTGTTAAAGTAGACTTTTCGCGTGTGAAAAGGATGATCTCGCAATCAGAGAGTATTCGCTCCACTTTGATAATTGTTTGAGTTGAATTTGTTCACTCTTAGTTTTAGGAAAGTGAATAACACCATTATTTCAAAAGAGAGATTTATACCCTTCTATAAGAAATGTTATTTTGAGTTGGACTTGCATTCTCTTCAACAACAATGACTATGATAGTGAAATAATTCTCTACCCTCTTGTTTCCCGTATATATCCTCTAGAGAGTATAAATAAATCTCAGGGCAATTGATAGTTTATTTAACGATTTAcgacaaaatttgaaaattaagaAAGGTTCGTCTTAGTTGATTAGGACACCCATTAAGAAAAATTCTTAATTATTATTAGAGCTCAAATATATTGCGATAAAGAAGGCTCTAGAGCACCGCGCGGTGCTCCAAGCGCGATTAATAATTGTCCTGGAACTGGAAGATAAAAGATGATTAATccgttgtgtttggttgagagtttagtttagtttagttttggtagtgggtagagagagaaatagagtaatgattgaagataggggtaatgattggagagagatagagagagatgggaaagtaataattgaaaaaataggataatgattgaaaaaaaaatagggtaatgattgaaaacaaaactaaaactaaaactaaaccgcacattatttttttcatttccggAATGAAGAAGAAATTATAAAAACTTGAAACGGTAAAATCCCATTGAGGGGGGACAGGTGTCGATAAGATGCATGCACACCTCCCCTGACATTTGACGTTTCTCTGTACACATATGTATATGGGTAATGGGCCTATATGTATATGGCTGTATCCGTCAAACTCAATACGACTACTACATACCTTTGTGCCTTTCCCCTAACGTCGGCAACCGCTCCAGAGCGCCGCCTGAAACTACAACCAAGTTGCTAACTCATTTAGATTGATTTTCTAAGAAAAAAATGTCTTCAAAAACTTTGGCAATCCGTTCTTCGCTTCTGGTGTCAAACAGAGCCGGGCCTTCCGCCAAGGCAGTTGGGCCAAACTCGGTCTCCTTTACGTATGGCTGCAACCCGAGAAGGGCCGTTAGGTTGCCCGTGGTGAGGGCTCAGGTGACTGGAGATGGCAAAGACGCGGCCAGGACTCAATCAACCGGAGAGAGAAAAGACACACAAAGAGCTCAGTCGAGTGGAGATAAAAAGGACGCGGCCAAGGGTCAGGCTACTCATGGAGAGAAAAAGGACACGGCGAGGGCAGCTCCGGCGACCGAAGAAAAGAGAGACACGGCAATCGACGTCCACGTCAGCAATCGAGGCAACCAACAACAAGGGCAGGCAGTGGAGGTGCGGCCACGGCGGCAGGcccttcatctctctccttttgGTGAGTCTACTTTTTCCCATTGAGGGGTGTTATATGAAAGGGGAGTTACACATGCCACCTCCGttcttgtataatttttttttaaaaaaaatagtgatttaaaaaataaacaatttggATAATAAAAGTAATCGTTTCTCAATTACTTTCATTTAAAAGACCCCAAGATACTTGAACCGGGCTTAATTTTATTTGGGTTCATCGCAATAAGGCAATGGATATAAACATAAGCACAAGATGGATGTCGTGGTTGTACTACTTCTTTCTCCCATTGTTACACACATGGAAGTTTCATTTTGATGGAAGGTTTACTGGACTCCCTCTCTCCAATGAGGACAATCCGCCAAATGTTCGCGTCAATAGATCAACTCTTTGACGATGCATTGACATTCCCTGCAGCAGAGTCACGTGCCCCGTGGGATGCCAAAGAAGATGAAAACGTAATCAAGATGCGTTTTGATGTTCCCGGACTCACCAAAGAAGATGTCAAGGTCTATGTAGAGGATGACGAGCTTGTTATTAAAGGAGAACACAAGGAAGAGAGAGCCCAAGACGAATCGTGGTCTGAAAGGAGCTATGGTGCCTTTTACACTCGGCTTCGCCTCCCGGATTACTGCGACAAGGATAAAATCAAAGGGGAATTGAAGAACGGGGTTCTCGTCATTTCTATTCCTAAGACCAAGGTAGAGCGCAAGGTGATAGACGTGGACATCCAGTGAAAATTGTATCATTCCGTTGTATTCATGTTGTTGCTTTTGGCTTTCTTTAGTAGGTGTTGTGGTATCTTATGCTTGGATTGCTGCTTCCTTTGTCGCAATGTGGAAAATGATGTACTATATAGTTGTATATATGCACAATAAACGTAATTCCTTGTTGTAAACGGAAGCATTTTGTACCAAACCCGTTCGTCAAGGATTTTATTCCTGCTTCAAATCGGACCCAGTTGGCGTCCGATGGAATTAATCACAGGGATTAGTCGAGTAAACATGCAATTTTCAATGTGAGAGGATTATAATATGCAAGGGAAACTGGCATGGAGCTAATATGGAAGTTTCAGATTTCATCCAAATTTAGTTACGAATTAGTGGAGGCAACAAAACATACTATATGCTGGCTAGGGTCAAAACACACCTAATGGCCTTTCAGTAGACAACACAATTAGTAATGACTTCTTTCGAACAGACTCGCGTCACCACCGTGTTTCCAGCAAAAATCATTGGCCAAAATTTGGGAACCTGGGGTAGATTCGACTGACAGGACTTTTCTTAAACCCACAACATATATTTATCCCATGTCCAGGTGCAAAGCAAATTCATCACCCATATCTTCTAGTATTGCATATTGGTAATGCAAACGAAGAGAGCTATTACCAAGCATTTTGCTGCCAAGGAAATCTAGGTCTAATAAAGCAAGAATCATAATAAATAAAACATCACGAGTTAAATGAGGCATGGAAACTTGAAAAATGAGGTTCTTCAAAGAACTTCACGAGTTAAAAACATCGGACAGATTACAGAAATTCACATAATTTGCAACATAAGTTAAGTCAACTTACCCTCAGAATTCCGTCGAACTTTAACACGCCAATAGACAAGGCACGATAGAACCCTCTATAGGTGAGAGATACCGTCGAACAAGGCACGCCAAAGACCCAATGAACATAACTCAAACGACACAAGATTGGACCTTGCGTCTCTGcgtatctatatatatgtataagtaGATGTACTAATCAGCAGATCAGATTAGAAGAAATAAACTCAGTGCATCGGTGAGCGAGGAGCACGGGGCCGAACAGGTGTCTTTGATGGGCTTACCCTACAGTCATGCAAAACAAAGAGTAGTTAATACTCCTAGAAGTTAAGACACCAAGCAGTGAAGTGAAGGGGGAAAAGGGACAACAAGATAGTTAAAGCAAACAGACCTTATTGGCAGTGATCCCAAAACCACACCACTACAGTTCAGAGCAGCAATTGCACTCTCAGCCTGCAAGAAAATAGGTTTCGCATAAGAAAGCATCTATAAGCTGAGGCTGGACATGATGAACAAAATATTACTGGCGTAATACATGTGACCTAACAACCTATTTCATTCAGTCAGTGACATGTTCACAAATTTAGTCAATCTTTTTAATTACGGTGCATCAACTTATTTTAAGGCCTTAAGGGACAAAGAATGCCCAACCAAAAGTAAAATCTAAGACTTTCTGGTTCTGTCATGCGCATGGAGTCCACCAACTACACAGTCTACACCACACCTAAGGGCAATGGAAGCTTTGGATGCCATTGTTGCATCCTCAAATGGCCTATTTTGTATACCCGCAGGTTCCTTACAGTCAACAGAACAACAAACAGCACTTGGGGACTCAAATTGTACCTCACCCCTGCCCTACAAAGCAGCAATTACAGTCCAAACATCTCTAAAAACCACTTATCGCTGAAAGAAACATAGGACCTGTCCTATGTCTATGATTCGAGAGAAAATATAAGCTCCCAACAAAGCTCAATATTCATCCACAttggttgtcctttttccctATACCAACTAGAAAAATTGACACAGCAAAGAGGAGGAATATGAAATCAACCAGCAAAGAAATAGTAGCAGAAAGACAGAAAACCTTCAACGTCATCTCTCTCTATGACGAGAATGCGCTTCCAGTggtgaaaatttttatttaaaccagAGAAATCTGCTTGCCCATAGCTCCATGGCATCAGCAGCACACTGGAAGTTCAGGGGACTTTAAGGACCATGAAAGACTCCAAAATCTTGTCTAGTGAGAGTCACAAAAGCACAATATCACCGTTGCCCACTCCTGAGTCCGGACTAAACCTATCTACACTAAGGAGAAAAAAGCTCTCCACTTTTCCCGTGCCTAATTTTAAAACATGTCGATACACTTAACTTAGCTATCTTCGATAAAAAAGTGACTCCGACTATTTTAATCCGACTTTCAAACTTGATGCAACCAACTTCCAGCGACTATCTTTCCCTCAGCCTTTACCTTCATCCTTTAATGTCTGGCCCACAATGCTTTCATATAAAGGGAATATCTGAATTCCACACCTCAAAGTTGTTTACCTGTTCATGAGACCTCCTCCTTAGATCCCCACACATCCCAAAAGCTTGAGATGCTAGAAATGACCCCAAAGcgtatatcaagctatccaaCACCCTCCCTCACATGCGACCCATTTTGTTAGACACCCACAGAGATTTAGAATGCAAATgcatataaaaatacaaaaaaacaacagaaaGTTGTCAGGGACTAAGCAAAGAAACACAATTTAGAAGAGAGTAACAGACAACAACCAGCACCACCAGCGCCCAAACATATCACCCCTTCCATCTACCCACAATCAACGAAAAATGTAGAAGGATGTTCCAGAGTTATTATGGGCTATACCAACCTACATTCCTCCATATATTCTCGAGAAGATTTTCCAAACTAGGATTTGACAAGAATCAGTAATCATAAGGGAGACTCGATGGTCTAACTACAATTTTGACCAGAAGTAACCAGAGAGCAAAACATGACTTCTGTTTCAGAACCCCAAATGGGTGAGTTTAGGCCTCCAAAGTCAAGGTTGATATGTCTAAAAAGGAACCTGATTCCATAACCACCCCACGTTTTgccagaaaaaacaaaacagaaactgAATTGCAAAGACAATTAAACTGGCCGCATCGGTGTAAGCATAACTCCTCAATTTCattggagagagatgaagatGTGTAGCCTATGCAAACAGCCCTTTTCCTTTCTCCATGTGTTTCACACGTTTTGCCTCCGTCAGGTAGTACCATTTGATTATATCCACCACCAAGTACAACAGAAAAGATAACCTTACATTGTTTCCAGTGAATGTTATATAACTGTTCTAATAAACTGACTCtctacataaataaataaattctccAGTCATGTGACTTGAATTCTACTCAACCTTCACAATTTATCTCCAAATGGAATTAGAAACATATAAAACATGCAGGGTACACATTGTAAACCTTGTGATTATATGTGAATCAACAAAATTCATAGTGTAAAAAGAGTAGCAAGAAGCTAATATAATTAATAGGAATGAATGTATGTCATTCATTCCAAAACAGACAAAAGGGATAAAGACTAATTCATTTAGCTCATAAATACATCAAGCAGCAAACAGGTGAAAAAAACTTGTGAATTGTGATGATACTTACCATTACAAACTCAACAAAAGCAATACGAGTTGAATGATGATAGTCTCCAAGCAACCTCAAGCGCTGAACCTATGGCACAAATAGATGTTTGACAACAAAGGGTTAGGAATTCAGGAAGGAGGAGCAATTTCAGACTTGTCACAGAAGCAGAAACAAACCTCTCCACAGATGGATTCAAAAAAGAGTTTGACATCTGCTTGAGTAACCTGTATCCGGTACAATTAGGGATCAATAATAGCTTCTTTGCTCAATGCTCATTAAACGCAAACTGCATACCAAAATTACCAAAGGAGTATCTAAATACCAAAACTACCTTCTTATCAATGTTTGTGCAATAGATTGTCCTTGCACACATCTCTCGTTCATCTTCAGACTAGAGAACACCATGCCAATCAGTACAagtaaaaggcaaaaaaaattgtcttaaCATCGCtttcaattacaaaatttcTAAGTCCAACTTCCAGCATGAACTTGCACTCTAGAAGTAAGTGAACTGGTGGAAGAACAACTCACCCGTGGCAAAAACGTTGGATTGACTGGTGCAATTGCAGTCTTTGAAGGCAGCACCCGGACTGGGTAATATCCAAGCATAGTCCCCGCCAGACTCAAAGCATTCCTTGCACCTTCTGCATTAATTTAAAGCGCAACACCACCCAAATGCATTAAACATATGTCAAGTAGAGAAATAATGGCATAAATGCAAGTATGTAAACGACAAAATAAAAGTCATCAACGTACCCTCATCAGTAAACTCAATAAAAGCAAAACGGAGAACAGAATTAGGATCACCACATACGCGACAGTCAACCACCTTCAACATTGAGTGACAATACTTAGAAATGCAATCTTCCATTTGCACCGAAGGGGTATCAATGTGATCAACTAAAAAAGGCAGTTACCTGCCCACAATGGACAAAGAGTGCTGCAAGTTGTTCTTCGGTAACCTAAATCAAATGTGAGGAAGGAAAACAAGGACTTACACATCATTTGATgttttcaacataaaaatgCTAAATGTCCAAAagcaagaaaatcaaaattacgATCCAAGAACCAGCGCAACTCCATACCTGATGATCGATGTCAGATACATACACAGTCCTTCTAATTACCTCCTCCTGCTGTGCCAGACTGGTACGGCTATTCATCCTCTTCTTCCCATTACTATAATTACCCTTCTTCTAGGCATAAAATTTCAGGATAACAAACCATCAGCAAATTATGAAAACATGGGACTAATATGaatcaaaaacaccaaaattaaGCAATTCATTCCCCATTCATTTAGTTGgaaaggaaaaatgattttgcGGCCGTTATATGGTCCCCTTGTAAGTTCCCCAAATCAAACACATTCCATCTTTGCCAAACAACAGTCAGCTAAGAGAAATGTAGATGGTATTTTAGGGTGTTGCTACATATCACCACATTTAATTATGTTTTCTTTGACTATACTTGATTCTCTACCCACCTAAACTCTTCCAAGCATATATGATAGAACTAACCACAATCATGTGACATAAGACGATGCTAACAATTCAGTGACACgacttctcttttattttcaagttcaaaaattgaaacaaaaaagcaGGATTAGTTATGCATACCCGTCTAGCAATATTTCCGTTGGCAATGCCAGGATTATTTTGTATCACAAAACTGTCAAAACCGTTAGTATAACCAAAGTGGCCGGGAGACAGCGGCACTAGTCTGTGGCTCGCAAGTGACGGCGGAACAAATTCTTCAGCCATAGGGTTCAACTTGGACAACATTTCCT
Proteins encoded in this region:
- the LOC131300479 gene encoding protein CANDIDATE G-PROTEIN COUPLED RECEPTOR 7-like, which codes for MATVGLFSLFTVLALLSATALAKIGFMEIRSDGRSIIPFDQFGFTHTGHLLLNLSKLSISKVSDPKPDLSKVGFFLCTRDSWIHVLEQVANGDITCPFQSNLIKRVLTFDKLQALDRYDTSFDEPDANQFTLVFGNCVPDLKVSMAVHSSMYNLDPKTNLRDYLSAGRTNLPSIFFTFFLVYSSLAGIWIYVLYNKRLSAFRIHYFMLAVLIMKALNLLCETEDKSYIKKTGTAHGWDVLFYIFSFLKGITLFTLIVLIGTGWSFLKPYLQDKEKKVLMIVIPLQVIANVAQVVIDETSPFGQEHNTWKQVFLLVDVVCCCAVLFPIVWSIKNLREAATTDGKAAVNLMKLTLFRQYYIVVICYIYFTRVAVYALETITSYQYQWTSVVAAELATLAFYVFTGYNFRPKVHNPYFAIDDEEEEAAAEELKKLEDEFEL
- the LOC131300481 gene encoding small heat shock protein, chloroplastic-like isoform X2, yielding MSSKTLAIRSSLLVSNRAGPSAKAVGPNSVSFTYGCNPRRAVRLPVVRAQVTGDGKDAARTQSTGERKDTQRAQSSGDKKDAAKGQATHGEKKDTARAAPATEEKRDTAIDVHVSNRGNQQQGQAVEVRPRRQALHLSPFGLLDSLSPMRTIRQMFASIDQLFDDALTFPAAESRAPWDAKEDENVYVEDDELVIKGEHKEERAQDESWSERSYGAFYTRLRLPDYCDKDKIKGELKNGVLVISIPKTKVERKVIDVDIQ
- the LOC131300481 gene encoding small heat shock protein, chloroplastic-like isoform X1, which encodes MSSKTLAIRSSLLVSNRAGPSAKAVGPNSVSFTYGCNPRRAVRLPVVRAQVTGDGKDAARTQSTGERKDTQRAQSSGDKKDAAKGQATHGEKKDTARAAPATEEKRDTAIDVHVSNRGNQQQGQAVEVRPRRQALHLSPFGLLDSLSPMRTIRQMFASIDQLFDDALTFPAAESRAPWDAKEDENVIKMRFDVPGLTKEDVKVYVEDDELVIKGEHKEERAQDESWSERSYGAFYTRLRLPDYCDKDKIKGELKNGVLVISIPKTKVERKVIDVDIQ